The Helicobacteraceae bacterium sequence CTATAAACCCCCCTCTTAAGGACAAAAGGCGTTTAGCCGATAAACACGGCTCCGCCGATCGTAACCGACCAAACGGAAAGAACCGCGAGAACGATATGCAACAGTACTATCAACTTATCCATCCCATTCTCCTTATTTGGAATCGTTAAAGGCTTTAAAGTTGGTTTCGCCCGACGCGTCAAACATCTCAACCTCTTTAAGGTTGGCGAAAACATCCTCTTTCGTGGTAGGGTTTGGCTTGGAGGCGCCCGTAACTACGTAAGGCTTATTTGCGTGTGCCTGTTGCGTCAAAATCCCAAGCGTCGTTAGACTGGCGATAATGCTTAGCAACAAGACGACCGCAACCAACATTCCGCTAATTCCGTTTAACGCGAAATAGCCTCCTGATTTCTCTGAACTCATAACCTTACCCCCTCTATTTTCTGGCGGCTATATAAGCCGCGACAGCTTCTTGTTGCTTATCGTTAAGCAATCCGCTCGCGTTAAACGAAGGCATTACGCCAATGCCGTTGGCGCCCACAACGCCGCCCGTGCCAGCTTGAACAAAGCCGACTACAATGGCTTTAGAGGTTTCCTCGTCAAACTCGCTCGCGTATTTTCGCAAATCCGCCGCTCTGCCGCTGTTGCCGTCGGCGGTCAAACCGTGACATTGCGCGCATTGCGCCAAGAAAACGCTTTCGCCAATTTTAACCAGCTTCTCTGGACCGGCGTTTTGCCACGCAGCCTCGAACTTGTCGTTAAACGCCTTAGTCTCCGAGTTAAGCTCGCCGATTTGGCTATAAGCGTTAAGCGG is a genomic window containing:
- a CDS encoding DUF4006 family protein — its product is MSSEKSGGYFALNGISGMLVAVVLLLSIIASLTTLGILTQQAHANKPYVVTGASKPNPTTKEDVFANLKEVEMFDASGETNFKAFNDSK
- a CDS encoding c-type cytochrome → MGFIESLLGSNNTINYLGAAGFFACVLISLFVIGLYFKQIKEHKGGGQTEPGEWDGIKEFSNPLPAGWTVSFILMLIWAIWYWVAGYPLNAYSQIGELNSETKAFNDKFEAAWQNAGPEKLVKIGESVFLAQCAQCHGLTADGNSGRAADLRKYASEFDEETSKAIVVGFVQAGTGGVVGANGIGVMPSFNASGLLNDKQQEAVAAYIAARK